From the Equus przewalskii isolate Varuska chromosome 19, EquPr2, whole genome shotgun sequence genome, one window contains:
- the LOC103540226 gene encoding olfactory receptor 2B6 → MNRVNESIPQEFVLLGFSDQPWLEFPLFVVFFISYIITIFGNLTIILVSCLDSKLHTPMYFFLTNLSLLDLCYTTSTVPQMLVNLYSARKVISYGGCVAQLFMFLALGATECVLLAVMSFDRFVAICRPLHYSVVMHRRLCLQLAASSWITGFGNSVWLSTLTVQLPLCGSRVVDHFLCEVPALLKLSCVDTTANEAELFFVSVVFHLIPLTLILISYAFIAQAVLRIQSAEGRQKAFGTCGSHLIVVSLFYGTAISMYLQPPSPNSKDRRKMVSLFYGIIAPMLNPLIYTLRNKEVKEAFKRLVARVFLIKK, encoded by the coding sequence ATGAATCGGGTAAATGAGAGCATCCCACAGGAGTTCGTCCTCTTAGGTTTCTCAGATCAACCATGGCTGGAGTTTCCACTCTTTGTGGTCTTCTTCATTTCTTACATCATAACTATCTTCGGAAACCTGACCATTATTCTAGTGTCATGCCTGGACTCCAAACTCCACActcccatgtatttttttcttaccaaTCTGTCACTCCTAGATCTTTGCTACACCACGAGTACAGTTCCACAAATGCTGGTGAATTTATACAGCGCCAGGAAGGTAATTAGTTATGGTGGTTGTGTGGCTCAGCTTTTCATGTTTCTTGCCCTGGGGGCCACTGAATGTGTTCTGCTGGCCGTCATGTCCTTTGATAGGTTTGTAGCTATTTGTCGTCCTCTCCATTACTCAGTTGTCATGCACCGAAGGCTCTGCCTCCAGTTGGCAGCTTCATCCTGGATTACTGGTTTCGGCAACTCAGTGTGGTTGTCTACGCTGACTGTCCAGCTGCCACTCTGTGGCTCCCGTGTAGTTGATCACTTTCTCTGTGAAGTCCCTGCTCTGCTCAAGTTGTCCTGTGTTGACACAACAGCAAATGAGGCTGAACTATTCTTTGTAAGTGTGGTATTCCATCTAATACCCCTGACACTCATTCTTATATCATATGCTTTTATTGCCCAAGCAGTGTTGAGAATCCAATCTGCTGAAGGTAGACAAAAAGCATTTGGGACATGTGGCTCCCATCTAATTGTCGTGTCACTTTTTTATGGTACAGCTATCTCCATGTACCTGCAACCACCATCACCTAACTCCAAAGACCGGCGAAAGATGGTTTCCCTCTTCTATGGAATCATTGCACCCATGCTGAACCCCCTTATATATACACTTAGGAACAAAGAGGTAAAGGAGGCCTTTAAAAGGTTAGTTGCAAGAGTCTTCTTAATCAAGAAATAA